GGCCCCCTTCTGTTGTCCATGAGAGCAGGTCTGCAGTCTCAAGTCGGACCAAGACCAGCAAATTGGTGGAGGACCACCTGGCTGTGCAGTCCCTGATCCGGGCCTACCAGGTGAGGGGCAGCTGAGGCACAGCCTGGGAGGCTGCACTGGCTCCTGGGGTGTGGCCAGGCACTGAAGGGAAGGGGTCTCAGCTCCAACATCATCTCCCCAGAGAGCCCTTCTCCTTGTCCTCTACTGAGCAGCACCTACTCCTCTAGCCAGTCTTTGCCACATCACCATTCAGAGCACTTACCAcctgcttgaatttttttttgtgcaTACTGACTTGTGTCCTTGTGGTCTGTCCCTTGCACACACCATGCCCCGAGTACGTGGAGGAGCACTTAGTAAGGGATCAATTCCAAAGCCTGTTGAATGAGGGGTGAGTAGATTAACCCTTGTTAATTCTGTTTTCTCCTCTAGAATGGGCATCCTGGGAGAACAGGGACTGATACAGCAGGTGCCTAATTCATGTTTATGGAATGAATGGTTCAGTAAACAATTCTCCCCCACCAGTTGCTCCTCCTGGAGACTTAGGCTCTCCCATGCTGGGCCTCTGCTCTGTCAGAGACCCAGTGATGGTCTGTGTTTTTGGTCTTGACCAGACAGGACTAATTGGAGGACTGCTGCAGTGTTCAGGCCATAACAAGCGTAATCATTTGGAATATCTCTGGGAACTGCTGGCAGGAGGTATTCCGTCAGGGAAATGTGAGGCAGCAGCAAGCCACAGCAAGGCTAGGGTACAGGGGGGCATTAGCAAATGGAAATGATGCTTTGCCTCTGAATGAGCTGCCCAATCTGTGGGATGGAACAGAGTTCCCTGTATACCACCCACCTGGGGATGGAAGAGGGAAGGTGAGCAGGgttgggttcccttctggcctgAGGACCCATCAATTGTGGGCCACCTAGGAGCAAACAGCAGCTATCGTGTATTGTGTTTTTCCTGGCTGGCTGAAAGAAGCAGACAGTGATCTAACCCttgacttcaaaaatgaagaacaaGGATGTAAAACTGTATATTAAATACAGGGAAACGTTCAGGGTGCTGCCCGAGGGCCTTATCTTCTAAGCACAGATCTCAGCCCTTCAGTAGCTCTTTGTTCTTTGATTAACCAAGACGAGGCATTAGAGAGTTTTCCTGGCAGGGTGGCTTCTGGATTCAGGTGTGTTACTCTCTTGTGCCTGGTGTGGATGAGCTCCCACCAGGAGGGCTGCAGCCCCTTACAGGCGAGTAGCAGGCACAGCTGTGGTTAGAATCACCTGCACActgtgctgaaaaaaaaaaactactgtatTATTATAAGcattttcaaacatataaaaggcaGAAGGATAGTACAGTGAGCCCACCACCCATCAATCATGGCCAGCCTTGTTTCATCAATTTCCCCCTTAGCCCCCGCTCACTGCTGATTATCTTGAGGCAGATCCCAGATATAGCatttcattcattgaacatttctttgtgtgtgtctaGAGaaaagggctttttaaaaaatgtgccatGATACCATTATCACATCTAAACATAATAATGCCTAATATCAAATATGCAGTTGACATTTGTGTTTGCCTTTTGtcctgtgctttctttttttctttttttctttttagatggagttttactctgtcacccagactggagtgcagtgatgcaatctcgactcactgtaacctctgccccacgtggtcaagtgattctcctggctcagcctcctgagtagctgggattacaggtgcttgccaccacgcctggctgatttttgtgttttcggtggagacggggtttcaccatgttggccaggctggtcttgaattcctgacctcaagtgatctgcccgccttggcctcccaaagtgctgggattacagcgtgaaccattgcacccagcctgtgcTTTCTTTTGACTGCTTCTTTGAAGCAGGATCCAGCTAAATCCACAGGTTGCAATAGGCTAAAGTGGCTCTTACATCTCTTGTACTTTGCAGGTtccctctgtttctttttatgaTGTGGAAAAACCAGGTGGTTTGTCCTGCAGGGTTTTTCCaagtctggattttgctgatgGCTTCCTCATGATGTCATTTCATCTGTCCCATTGTCCCATGTAATTTCTGTACTTTGACAATTAGATCTAGAGGCTCGATCCCAtagacatttgattttttttttttcaaaatcagcttcctggtggtgatggtgatggcactTGAGCAGTTAGCAGCTGTGGATAGTGATTTCCTAGATCCATTAACTCACTAGGGGTTGCAAAAATGGTGATATGCCAATTCTGTTTTCCCTTCTTTATTAACTGAAGTCCCACTATCAGGAGAAACTTCCATTTGTTAACTCTGTTTATCCTGAGATGCAGATTGTGTAGGAAAGACAGGatcactgctttatttttttcttttattcagtgATTTTCAAAATTATGAGGTGATTCCCTAGCACACTCCAAAAGTGACTAATGAaagtttatcttctttttttttgattcatATGAATGcatgaatataaacatatttgatGAGTTTCAATCTGCTGTAGGTATACTGTCCTTATAGTTGCTCAAAACTTGTCCTTATTCCCAGCACTCGTGGTGTTTGAACACTGCCTTGATGTTGGTATAACAAGATGCTCCAAGCTCAGCTTGTACATTTCTGCCTATTCCAGAACCGTCCAGGTCTCTGGCTGTTTCCTGCTATTGGTTTGATCATTACTTCTGGGCCCTTTCAGGAATCAGAGCCAGGAAAGGGTTTATACTGATGCTTCTAACGTGCTACAGATGTGGGATTTGGGGTTTGTCCTTGACCCTGTCAATCTTATGGCAACATTGCCTTTAGAGATGTCAAAAATAGAGGTTCTCAAAGATGCCAGTACAATGGCGTGTTTGATTTCCCAGAGCTCACATGCAACAATCTTAGAAtaacagttctttcttttttttttttttttgagatggagtttctccttgtagcccaggctagagcgcagtggtgcaacctcagctcactgcagcctccacttcccagattcaagcgattctcctgcctcatcctcccaagtagctgggattacaggcatgtgccgccacgcccagctaattttgtatatttagtagagatggggtttcaccgtgttggtcaggctggtcttgaactcttgacctcaggtgatccacccatcttagcctcccaaagtgctaggattacaggtgtgagccactgtgcccagccagcgtAACAATTCTAACACTATTACGACTGACTGGTAATAAAAAAgactttatgaatttttttctgtttgtctttagGGAATGTTCCATTAGTCAATTGGAATGGTTTCTCTCTGTATTTATGCCACTAAGTggacatattttttcatttgattcatttcactttcaatttttaagacttaattttgttttataagaatgtaaaatatttacaagGTTTGAAAGTCAAATCTTCAAAGTAAGAAAAGTTCTTAAAAATCTGGCTCCTAGCCCTGCCTCTCTATCCTATTTTGTCCCCTCCCCTAGGTGATAATTTTTCTTATGTtatggtttttttaattttatgatttgCCCTTctaatgcatatatttatttgtgtctacTTTTTATTAGATAATGTGTAGTTCACCATACACACTTTGCTAGAATTTGCTTTTTTGCTTAACAATATTTTTTGGAGACTACCTTGTAGTATCAGATGgggatttttcttcttccttttaatgGCTCTGGAGTGCTCCGCTGTGTGGATCGCCCATATCCATGTGCCAGTCTCCTGCTGATAGACAGTGGGGAAGTTTCTAGAATTGCACTATTACTAGTAGCACCGCAGTGAACACCTTTGTGCATAggtctttttcctgtttttgcccGTGCATGTTGTACTTCTAAACCAGGTTGAGCTCCTGCCATCTTACTGGCTGTGGCTGGGGTCTCGCAGGCAGCACTGAAGTAGCTGCGGGGCAGAGACATGGGGAAGCTTAACATTCGGAAATGGGAAGAGAGGGGCTGGGGCCCAGAGCCTTACCCTGGAGGAGGTCTGTCCAGCTGGGTCCCAGCCCCACCCTGCTCTTTTCCCTCCTCCCAGATCCGGGGTCACCATGTGGCCCAGCTGGACCCCCTGGGCATTCTGGATGCGGACCTGGACTCCTTTGTGCCCTCAGACTTGATCACAACCATTGATAAACTGGGTAAGAGCCTTCCTCAGGACGGCCATGGCAGTGCTGTGTGGGTGGCCCAGTAAGGGGCCCACGGGCACTAGGGACAGCCTGATCTTTGGGAGTCCATGGAGCCCGGGGAGCAGCCCACAGGGCCTCCTTTCTACCTTGCCTGTGTACTGCCTGTTGTTCCTGAGAAGGACGCCTGCCACTTTCCCTAGCTTGTGCCCCATGTGTTCAAGCCTGAGAGGCTTGTCCACCCTGCCTCCCTGGGCTCACTCTCACTTCTGGTCCCCAGGTTGGACCCAGAGGGAGGGCACTGGGGAGACTGGGAGGTCTGGTGAGACTGCGGGGCTCCACCTGGGCctgacctccctccctccactctgCTGCCCGGGGCTCGGCCACGCCTCCTTCTCCAGCCTTCTATGACCTGCAGGAGGCTGACCTTGATAAGGAGTTCCAGCTGCCGACAACCACCTTCATTGGGGGCTCTGAAAACACCCTCTCTCTGCGGGAGATCATTCGGCGCCTGGAGGTGAGCACAGGCGGGTGTGTGGGGTGCAGCTGAAGCAGCTCTTTGGAGCTTGCCAGAGGACGGGAAGGCACTGTCTTTTTTGTTCTAGACAGCAGGGATGTCAGCCGTCCCTCTTCCCCGCTCCTCATGGGGTCCCAATGTGTCTCCCCAGAACACCTACTGCCAGCACATTGGCCTGGAGTTCATGTTCATCAACGATGTGGAGCAGTGCCAGTGGATCCGGCAGAAGTTTGAGACCCCTGGTGTGATGCAGTTCTCCAGCGAGGAGAAGCGGACCCTGCTGGCCCGGCTAGTGCGCTCCATGAGGTTGGCACCACCTGGAGGGCCAAGTGGCTGGAGGTCCTGCTCCAGGGCTCTATGAGACGTCCCACACCCTGCCTAAGAGAGCAGGAGGGTGCCACAGGAAGGCAGGACTGGATCAGCCTCACCACTGGCTGCAGGGAGGAGAGTTGGGACCAGGTGTTTAGGCAGTTTGGCCAAGAGCTGGCCCAAGGCAGAGCAGGTCAGGTGGGCAGGGATGAGGCTCTAGGAGAACAAGAGAGCGGGGACACTGAGCAAGGCCAGAAGTGGCGGGAAGTGGCTGTGGGAACGTTTGGGCAGAAAATTATCCCTGGTGTGGAGTGAGTGTGGCCACACCACCTGTCTGTTCACTGGACTTTTCTGAAGCTGGGTCCCCCAGGGCTGCAGGGGCTAGGGGAGCACCTGACTCAGCTGCTGGATGCAAAGTGGATTCCTGTGAGCAGCGAGGTGCGGGCTGGAGTTTGGATCTGGCTGGGTGGAGATCTTTGGGACTTGGCAAAGAGAGCCCTTGGAGTGTGGCAGGAGGGTAGTGGGCTAGGAGTGGGTGGGCAGTGGCCTGTTGGAGGAGCTTGGCTATGAGGAAGAGAGAGGGCGGCAGCTGGGAAGGGGTGTAGGCAGAGGCGTTTGGTTCAGCTGGGAAGATGCCTAGCCTCCCCTAACCCTGTGTTCCTTTGCTGGGTGGGACAGGTGTATCCATGGTGGGCCCTGGACCATGTAGGTGGAAGGAGGATTTGTGACTTCCTCTGTCCTCAGCATTCAGCTCTGAGCACTCATGAACAGCCCCTGTGAGCCCCAGTCCCCTCCCTTTCcgtccctttccctttcctcttcccatCCTCTCCCCAAGCAGGTTTGAAGACTTCCTGGCCCGGAAATGGTCCTCAGAGAAGCGGTTTGGCCTGGAGGGCTGTGAAGTGATGATTCCTGCCCTCAAGACCATCATCGACAAATCCAGCGAGATGGGGATTGAGAATGTCATCTTGGGGATGCCACACAGGTGGGTCCCCCTCCCTGCCATGCCTTGCGCATTCTCCTCCAGCCCAGGGGACAGAGGTGGGAGAGATGAGATGGAAATCAGAGCGGAGGTGTTGGTGGGACCTGGGGGTAGAGGTGGGTTTCCTGGAAAGTTCTGAGTCCTGGGCCTGGCCTGCTCATCACAGAAATTGCCGGGTACTTGGCCAGAGTCACCTGGGGCCGGGTGCTAACCAGGTTATCAGGCACCCTCTCTCCCTGGCCATGTTGCTGCTGTCCCTAGCAAGGGTGAGATTTCAGAAAGGGGTACACTATACTTCTTGAGGTTCCTGTGGACAAGGAGAGGTGGAGGGGTTTCTTCCAgggaagggagggcagggcctgggcagTTGTTCCCGGGTTGTGTCCCCCACAGGGAGGTCTGTGGAGGTGAGCCGAGGGTCTCTGACCTGGCTGAAAGCTGACTGCATGTTCCCTTGACCTTGATGAAGATCTGGGAGGCTTGCTCAGCAGTGGGGCGTTACCTCTGAGCTGGAGCCTGTGGGGAAGCAGGAGGGGGAATGCATCCTGGGGGACGGAGACGTCTGTGGCCAGGGGTCCTGCTGAGTGGGCATATGCAGATGTGCAGAGTGGCCTGTGGGAAGGGCCCTGGGCTTTTCCCGTGACCAGAGAGCTGCCTGTGGTTGGACTAGCCCAGGGCCACATCAGCATGAGGGCATCCAAATGCATGGTGCAGGGGTCCCCATCCATGGCTGGCCTGCCAGGACTTTGGGGTTTGTCTGTCATGGGGGGCCTGGGAATGCCCAGTGTCTGGTCAGAGAGTTAGGCAGAGCTGGCCCAGTGGCCTGAGGCAGCAAGGAAGCATGGGGCTTTAGGCCTCGGGCCATTACAGCAGCAGGAGAGGATGGTGCCTGGTGATTGGGTGGCCTGAGGAGGGCTCTGGGCACGAAGGGGCTGTATtaggccaggccaggcctccaTAGTGGGGGAGGGAACCCTGAGGCCTGCGGGCTTTGCCAGGTGAGAGCCCGGCCCCTCTGGCTCCAGGGGAAGGCTGAACGTGCTGGCCAACGTGATCCGCAAGGACCTGGAGCAGATCTTCTGCCAGTTTGACCCCAAGCTGGAGGCGGCGGACGAGGTGGGTGCCATGCCCAGGTCCCGGCACCCTTGGAGAGCTGGGTGTTTGGGAGGTGGACTGTGGAGGGGCTGAGCCGGGAGCTTCCGGGCTGAGATAAACCTTAAGATGGATGCATTGGAGAAGCCTGCAGGAGAGAGGCTGTGTGTTTGCCTGAGGACCCTAAGGCTTTTTGGAGCAAGGGCTGCAGTCTCTGGTAGCTGGGAGGGCCCTCAGATAATCTGGGTCAACCTCTCTGTTTTGAGCtagggaaactgaagcccagagatgcAAAGGCTTGCTGGAAGTTGCTCAGTTCTGCTCATGTGGCTGTGCCTCCATGTCCAAAGTCCTGTCCACCAGCCAGGAATGACTCCCTTGCTCATTTGTTTGCCCAGCAGAGCCTTGGGAGGTGAGGATGGTTTTCCGTACCCATCGACCTGCTGAGGAAATGTTGTGCCTGCTCCCACCCCCTCCCTGGGAGGCCTTGGTCAGGCCTTCAGCCCATACTGCCtagcctctttctttccttttctttttgagatggggttttgctcttgttgcccaggctggagtgcaatggcatgatcttggctcactgcaacctctgcctcctgggttcaagcgattctcctgcctcaactttccaagtagctgggattacaggcatgcgccaccacacccggctaatttttgtatttttagtagagatggggttttgccatgttggtcaggctggtcttgaactcctggcctcaggtgatctgcctgcctcggcctcccaaagtgctgggattacaggcatggagccACCGCTTCCGGCCACTGCCTAGCCTCTTTCAAAGTCCTGCCCATCTTCCCTTTCGGTGGCTCTCTGGGTCCTCTGGGCAATGAGCCTGTCACTCCCTCCTCTCTGTCCCTTTGCCCTCAGGACTATCTCTCCTGCTGTCTCCAGCCTgctgccgtgtgtgtgtgtgtgtgtgtgtgtgtgtgtgtgtgtgtggacccATACCTACTGGCTCCTATCCCAGGTCTTTCTGACATCCTGTTCCTTTTGTTCTAGCACCTTCAGCCTTCTAAGCCTCACTTTGCTCTTCCGTAAAACAGGGATAAAAGCGCATGCCCGAGAATGGTTGCAATGAGTCAAAGATGACCTGTGTGTATAGTGGAAAACTTGGCCAAAGgatgtttaaaatgaaattactatttttttcaactgaaaaagaaatttgatcattgtgaaaacaacaaaacagaacaaagcttATACAATGAGAATATGTTCCTCAGTGAGACTCCATTCTTGTGGCCAATTTTGTTTGTGTGCTTCTGTTGTGTTTAGGTGTGTACTTCTAGAAACATTTCATGCTGATACAAACAAACCTCTTTGTCCAGTGCAACCTTATTTCTAAGAGGCCATGGGCATAGCCGTGACACCGGGTGGCACCTTGCTGTTTTCACTTAACAAGTTGTCATTGTTTCCTGCCTGCACACATGGGCTACTCCAGGCTTCTTACAGCTAAAGCATCCCTTGTGCTGGACATTGGGTTGTTCTAATGAGGGTCCTTGCACATGTGTGAGCGAGTTTATCTGTTAGATGGTGTCCGAGCAGTGCAGCGGCTGGAGCTACGGGGGTGGGACTGAACGACCCTCCCAGGAGCTGGCAGATGTCAGCGAGCCCATCCACAGTGTGTGATGGTGCCAGAGCCCCCACCCCACTTCCTCCCACACGCTCTCGAATCCTTTCATCTTTGCCGATATAATAGGTTCAAAAGAGGATTTTGTTGTAATGCATTTCGTTGTTATGAATTCAGTTGcttatcttttcacatgcttttgagccattcatatttttctgtaaattccTGCTTGTGGTTTTTGCTCATTTTCCTATGGAGTTTTTGGGCTTTATCTTCCTGATTTGTAAAAGCGTTTTGTACATTGAGGGAATTTGCCCTTTGCCTGCATttgtttatgaatatttttctcaGCTTGATTTGTTTCCCCTATCGCTGGGCGTGGGTTTGCTCCCCCATGGCAAATTTGTTAGAATTTAGGtgtcttttgtgttttctctggTGTTAGGATATCGTGTAGAATGCTGTAAGTCTTCCTTGCTTCAGGGTCATAAAATGTTGTGTGTCCCTCATTGCTACCATTGGTGTGAGGAGTCAGGGGATTCAGCTTCAGTGTTTGCTGGTGGCCTGGCCGAGGGTCTCCACGCTGATGCCTAGGCACTGCccttctctccctgccttccCTGCCGCTGGATGGCCTTCCCCACTCTTGTGCTCTCCTGCTCCATGGTCAGTGTACAGAGAGGCTCTGAGCCAAGGCCTGgggtccctgccttcctccctcaggCCAGTGAGGAGGGGCAGTGTGATGAGGAGAGAGGGGTCAGAGACAGCTTGGCCCTCTGAGGCAGTGGGATCGGGGGAATGTGCCAGCCTGACTGTGGGCTGCAGTGCCTGCCTGTGTATCTGCCTGTCTGATGTGGGAGGGGAGGATCCATCATGTTCCCATCTCCACCTTCAGGGCTCCGGGGATGTCAAGTACCACCTGGGCATGTACCATGAGAGGATCAACCGCGTCACCAACCGGAACATCACTCTGTCGCTGGTTGCCAACCCCTCCCACCTGGAGGCAGTGGACCCTGTGGTGCAGGGGAAGACAAAGGCAGAGCAGTTCTACCGTGGAGACGCCCAGGGCAAGAAGGTGAGCTCACCTGGGGGAACCCAGAGGACCTGGGCCCTTCAGGGTGGGCCCAGAGGGCTGGGCTGGACCCTGGGTCTCCACAGTACAGGTGCCGGCTGGGCTACATGGGTTGGGGCACGCAGCCCCTCCTGGCTCACACCTGCCCTGCAGGTCATGTCCATCCTGGTTCATGGGGACGCTGCCTTTGCTGGCCAGGGCGTGGTATATGAGACCTTCCACCTGAGCGACCTGCCCTCCTACACGACCAATGGTACCGTGCACGTCGTTGTCAACAACCAGGTGAGCATGTAGGCTCCACGCTGGGCCTCACAGCGTCAGCATCCCTGGAAATCCAGGCAGTAGCTTGGGGGGAAAGTGAGATGCTCCTGGCTCTGAGCCCACTGCTGTGCTGCTTACCAGGCAGGACCCTGCTCTTTCCAGCCTTGGTGTCCTGGTCTGTGAAATTGGAAGACACAATAGGGAGGGATAAGTAGGGCTGGAAGGACCAAAGGAGCACCTGTGTAGCGAGTGCCTCATGGAGGCTGGCCGTGTGCAGCCCCACATGGGCAATCTTAGACACAGGGACCTTGGTGCCCTTTCTCTAAGGCAGCTGAGCTTCTAACAGCTCATATGGAGTCTAGAAAGCCCTGTGTTCACTGCCTTGTTTGCATTAAGTCACGTCATCGTCCTTGAACATCCTGTGAGGTGGGAATTTAAGTGAcccctttttatagatgaggaaacaggctgtgGGTATGTAAGCACCTTGCCCCAGGTTGCAGTTAGCCGTTGTTAGGACTGGATTTTCCAGGCCTATGTTCCTCACTACCAGTGTGTCAAAGTGACCGGCGAAAAAGAGCAGGCTCCACCCGGCTGGTGCTGCTGCTGTCCCCGTGGGAGCTGTTGCTGTGTCTAATTGTGGGGCTGCTCACCATCACCCTGTTGTGTCCCACATTCCTCCTGGGCACCTCAGTGGACCTTGAGCATCCCCCTGTTCAGTCTCCAAGGCTGGCACCTTCTATCTCACTCTAAGTAAATTGAGAGGCGCAGCAGGTTTCTCCTGCCTCTGCAGATTGGATTCACCACAGACCCCCGAATGGCCCGCTCCTCACCATACCCGACCGACGTGGCCCGGGTGGTCAATGCGCCTATCTTCCATGTGAATGCCGATGACCCAGAGGCTGTGATATATGTGTGCAGTGTGGCAGCCGAATGGAGAAACACTTTCAACAAAGACGTTGTCGTGGACCTGGTGGGTCTGGGGACTGAGGCCAAGGCATGGGTGGGTGGCCCATCCCTGCTATGCTGAGCCAGCCAGGTCATCAGCATCTTCAGCACTCGGGGCTGGGAGTGCTTCTTGGATGAGAGATTTATGCCACCAAGAGCAATCTGTGCAAAGGCCTGGGACGGGACATTCATTCGGTGATAGGTGATAGTGGAGCTCAAAGGGCTCCCAGTGGGTGTGCCCTACCCAGATATTCCCCAATTTTGCAGCAGCTACATTGACCACACAGCGTAGGGGAGGGCCTGAGCCCCTCTGGCTACTCCTGCAGGTCTGTTACCGCCGGCGCGGCCACAATGAGATGGACGAGCCCATGTTCACCCAGCCGCTCATGTACAAGCAGATCCACAGACAGGTGCCTGTGCTGAAGAAGTACGCAGACAAGCTGATTGCCGAGGGCACAGTCACCCTGCAGGAGTTTGAGGTGGGCAGGCAGGCTGCAGGGGCGCCCAAGACAAACTTTGGGTGGGGACCCTGGAGAGGGGTTGTAGATGTTACCAGCCCAGTGCTGGGCACTAAGGATTTAAAGAAGTAGCCGCTATGGTCCTTGTCCCCAAGAGGCCCCAGTTACCAAAGGGGACCAAGAACTAAGGATGCAGTTACAGCCAAGTGGGACACAGTGGGTACTGCAATGTGGGGGAAGTCCAGCCTTGAGCAGGAGTGCGGGAAGGCTTCCTGTAGGAGGCAGCCCTGAGCTGGGGTTGTCCCCATAATTATCTATGGAGTGTTCGTCCTTCCACCTTCATGGAGCTCTGAGAGCAAGGACTACAAGTTTCCGGAGCCTTCTCCAAGCCCCTTGCTGAGCGCACTGCAGGCCTGCCCAGCCTCGGGGTACCTGTACAGGATCCCCTGAACTCTGAGACTTTGGCTTCTAGCCATGAGGTCCCTATAGGCCAGAGACAGAGAGTTCTAGAAGAACTTGGTGATGGGGACCAGGACTTACGAGTCCAAGTGGACTGGGCGTCTGGCTGCCCAGGGCTTTGGTGCTCTGTCCACATCTTCATCCTGATTCCAGGAAGAAATTGCCAAATACGACCGGATCTGTGAGGAGGCTTATGGCAGGTCCAAGGATAAAAAGATCCTGCATATAAAGCACTGGTTGGACTCCCCCTGGCCTGGTGAGCGAGCAGTGTGTGGCTCAGAGGGACTCCCCTGGGCCTTGAGGTCTTGCACTGGGATCAGGACTGGAATGGCCCTGGGTGACAGCTGTCATTGCCTAGTCTAGAGGCTGCAGGCTCTATCACTGAGTCCCCAAAGCTGCGTGGGGCCGATTCCTTTAAGTCAAGGATAGCATTGCCCTCTGAGCATGGATGGCCAGGTGCTCACTGAAAAGGGAGGGCACAGCCAGGTGGGAGAGGAAGCCCTGGGCACTGGATGCTTGGGGCCAGGGTGCTCAGAGGGCCTCCCTGGGGGGCAGGGTTAGAAGAGCTGTTACCCTGGGGCCCAGAGGtgggtgttgggcctgtgggggAGTTGCAGCTGTGGCTGTCCAGCTGTCCCAGGTCCCAAGGGTGGGCTCAGGGTGAGTCCGAGTGCCGGTGGAGTTTGGGAAGCCATGGGCCACTCAGTCCTGGGGAGGCAGGCTGGCCAGGGGGATCAGAGCCCACCACTGACACAGTGTGGACAGAGCCTCTCTCCCTCTCAGGCTTCTTCAACGTAGATGGGGAGCCCAAGAGCATGACATGCCCAGCCACGGGGATCCCTGAGGACATGCTCACCCACATCGGCAGCGTGGCCAGCTCTGTGCCCCTGGAGGACTTTAAGATCCACACCGGTGAGGTTGCTGGGCAGGCTGCAGCCCAGGCTGCTGGCCCCACCCCAACACTGTACCTCGAAGGGAGATTGGTTGGGATGCAAGAGAGATGGTGTGTCGCATTCCTGCTCAGTCTGTAGTGGGTCCACGTAGCTCTCGGCACCACGTCTGTGCCCGTGACAGTAGCTCTTTTCAGGGTGGGCGTGGCGAGCTGGGCAGCTCCAGATGCCACACTCCCAGCTGGGTACCAGTGACTAGTCTTAGGTTGGGGACCTTGGATTTTCCAAATGCCTTTGCCGGGGCGTCCCTGGGTCAGGCAGAAGAGCAGGAAAGCAAGGGCTCCCATACAGGGGCTGGAACGCTGCCTGGAACGTGGGCAGGATTCTGCAGCTGAAAGGACGGTGGCTTGCCGGGGCCTGGACCAATGACCGAGGGCAGCCCTCCCACTCCGGGGTGAGACTAGAATGTGGGTGGTCACCGACTGCACCCCTTGGCTGGGGCCACTGTGACCTTTGCCTGGGAAGTCCGGAGGGTCCCCTGTGGCTGTATTGGGGTGCCTACACACCCTCTGACCCACCTGGGGGAGTTCTCAGGGGGTTCCCTTACAGTGTGCACCGAGACCGAATGTCCTGGGGCAGCTGCTGACAGCGTTTGGGGCATGTGCCCGCTCTGTTTGTGTGTTAGCCTCTGTGTGTGGGGCTGACAGGAGCACAGCATAAGCCTGGGGACTTGGAGTCAAATCCAAGTACCTTGACAGCTGTGTGATCTGAGTAAATGACTCTGCGCCTGACGGTGTCTGCAACGTGGCCAATGCTTGCCAAGTGGTACCTGCTCCACCCCTCCACAGGCTCAGGGTGGTCCCTTGTCTCAGCTGGAGGAAGGGTGCCTGGCCCT
This region of Gorilla gorilla gorilla isolate KB3781 chromosome 8, NHGRI_mGorGor1-v2.1_pri, whole genome shotgun sequence genomic DNA includes:
- the OGDHL gene encoding 2-oxoglutarate dehydrogenase-like, mitochondrial isoform X5 gives rise to the protein MSGQWLGRASSCLGPAIYASPSLPASRMSQLRLLPSRLGVQAARLLAAHDVPVFGWRSRSSGPPATFPSSKGGGGSSYMEEMYFAWLENPQSVHKSWDSFFREASEEAFSGSTQPRPPSVVHESRSAVSSRTKTSKLVEDHLAVQSLIRAYQIRGHHVAQLDPLGILDADLDSFVPSDLITTIDKLAFYDLQEADLDKEFQLPTTTFIGGSENTLSLREIIRRLENTYCQHIGLEFMFINDVEQCQWIRQKFETPGVMQFSSEEKRTLLARLVRSMRFEDFLARKWSSEKRFGLEGCEVMIPALKTIIDKSSEMGIENVILGMPHRGRLNVLANVIRKDLEQIFCQFDPKLEAADEGSGDVKYHLGMYHERINRVTNRNITLSLVANPSHLEAVDPVVQGKTKAEQFYRGDAQGKKVMSILVHGDAAFAGQGVVYETFHLSDLPSYTTNGTVHVVVNNQIGFTTDPRMARSSPYPTDVARVVNAPIFHVNADDPEAVIYVCSVAAEWRNTFNKDVVVDLVCYRRRGHNEMDEPMFTQPLMYKQIHRQVPVLKKYADKLIAEGTVTLQEFEEEIAKYDRICEEAYGRSKDKKILHIKHWLDSPWPGFFNVDGEPKSMTCPATGIPEDMLTHIGSVASSVPLEDFKIHTGLSRILRGRADMTKNRTVDWALAEYMAFGSLLKEGIHVRLSGQDVERGTFSHRHHVLHDQEVDRRTCVPMNHLWPDQAPYTVCNSSLSEYGVLGFELGYAMASPNALVLWEAQFGDFHNTAQCIIDQFISTGQAKWVRHNGIVLLLPHGMEGMGPEHSSARPERFLQMSNDDSDAYPAFTKDFEVSQLYDCNWIVVNCSTPANYFHVLRRQILLPFRKPGPASSG
- the OGDHL gene encoding 2-oxoglutarate dehydrogenase-like, mitochondrial isoform X3 yields the protein MSGQWLGRASSCLGPAIYASPSLPASRMSQLRLLPSRLGVQAARLLAAHDVPVFGWRSRSSGPPATFPSSKGGGGSSYMEEMYFAWLENPQSVHKIRGHHVAQLDPLGILDADLDSFVPSDLITTIDKLAFYDLQEADLDKEFQLPTTTFIGGSENTLSLREIIRRLENTYCQHIGLEFMFINDVEQCQWIRQKFETPGVMQFSSEEKRTLLARLVRSMRFEDFLARKWSSEKRFGLEGCEVMIPALKTIIDKSSEMGIENVILGMPHRGRLNVLANVIRKDLEQIFCQFDPKLEAADEGSGDVKYHLGMYHERINRVTNRNITLSLVANPSHLEAVDPVVQGKTKAEQFYRGDAQGKKVMSILVHGDAAFAGQGVVYETFHLSDLPSYTTNGTVHVVVNNQIGFTTDPRMARSSPYPTDVARVVNAPIFHVNADDPEAVIYVCSVAAEWRNTFNKDVVVDLVCYRRRGHNEMDEPMFTQPLMYKQIHRQVPVLKKYADKLIAEGTVTLQEFEEEIAKYDRICEEAYGRSKDKKILHIKHWLDSPWPGFFNVDGEPKSMTCPATGIPEDMLTHIGSVASSVPLEDFKIHTGLSRILRGRADMTKNRTVDWALAEYMAFGSLLKEGIHVRLSGQDVERGTFSHRHHVLHDQEVDRRTCVPMNHLWPDQAPYTVCNSSLSEYGVLGFELGYAMASPNALVLWEAQFGDFHNTAQCIIDQFISTGQAKWVRHNGIVLLLPHGMEGMGPEHSSARPERFLQMSNDDSDAYPAFTKDFEVSQLYDCNWIVVNCSTPANYFHVLRRQILLPFRKPLIIFTPKSLLRHPEAKSSFDQMVSGTSFQRVIPEDGAAARAPEQVRRLIFCTGKVYYDLVKERSSQGLEEKVAITRLEQISPFPFDLIKQEAEKYPGAELVWCQEEHKNMGYYDYISPRFMTILRRARPIWYVGRDPAAAPATGNRNTHLVSLKKFLDTAFNLQAFEGKTF